One Candidatus Devosia phytovorans genomic window carries:
- a CDS encoding GFA family protein, translated as MIERPEAHAGGCQCGAVRFSVTRLGRGSICHCRMCQKAFGGFFGPLVTAHNAVWTRGEPKWFQSSNAARRAFCGDCGTPLAYETRFGLELAIGAFDHPEVAAPEIQVNPHEKLPFFEKLSSLPLRENADEWSSFMAGIHSNQHPDHDTADWPPRGDK; from the coding sequence GTGATAGAGCGCCCCGAAGCCCATGCCGGCGGCTGCCAGTGCGGCGCCGTCCGCTTCAGCGTCACCCGCCTCGGTCGCGGCTCCATCTGTCATTGCCGCATGTGCCAGAAGGCCTTCGGCGGCTTCTTCGGCCCGCTGGTCACCGCTCACAATGCCGTCTGGACCCGTGGCGAGCCGAAGTGGTTCCAGTCCTCCAACGCCGCCCGCCGCGCCTTCTGCGGCGATTGCGGCACGCCCCTGGCCTATGAAACCCGCTTCGGCCTCGAGCTGGCCATCGGTGCCTTCGACCATCCCGAGGTCGCGGCCCCCGAGATCCAGGTCAATCCGCATGAAAAGCTGCCCTTTTTCGAAAAGCTCAGCAGTCTGCCGCTGCGCGAAAATGCCGACGAGTGGAGCAGTTTCATGGCCGGCATCCATTCCAACCAGCATCCCGACCACGACACGGCCGACTGGCCGCCGCGCGGAGACAAGTGA
- a CDS encoding fumarylacetoacetate hydrolase family protein: protein MKLATLRNTRPDGQLVVLSSDSARYVSAGRIAPTLQAALDDWSTLAPALAALSAELDAGAIAGQPFDPVQALAPLPRAYQWIDGAGYLSHLERVRSLKGSKDEELQSTRPLLYQGGSDSLSAPTDPIRVTDADLALDFEAEVAVIIGHVPMGADKATASAAIRLVTVCNDVSLRRLVVDDLQNGFGFFHAKPSTSFAPVVATPDSLGVAWRDNRLHLPVRIEVNGTLYGQPNAGTDMHFDFADLIVEAARTRDLAAGTIIGGGTVSNRHEEALPIKRDGIGFACIAEARTVEKLKYGRARTPFLKPGDLVRIGAIDNDGRALLGDILQKIVLV, encoded by the coding sequence ATGAAACTTGCCACGCTTCGCAATACCCGGCCCGACGGCCAGCTTGTCGTCCTTTCCAGTGATTCCGCGCGCTATGTCTCGGCCGGCCGCATCGCCCCGACGCTGCAGGCCGCGCTCGATGACTGGTCCACTCTGGCCCCGGCCCTTGCCGCGCTCTCGGCTGAGCTCGATGCGGGGGCCATCGCCGGCCAGCCCTTCGACCCCGTCCAGGCCCTTGCGCCGCTGCCGCGCGCCTATCAGTGGATCGATGGCGCCGGCTATCTCAGTCACCTCGAACGCGTCCGCAGCCTCAAGGGCAGCAAGGATGAGGAACTGCAGTCCACCCGGCCGCTGCTCTATCAGGGCGGCTCCGATTCGCTCTCCGCCCCCACCGATCCCATCCGCGTCACCGATGCCGATCTCGCCCTCGATTTCGAAGCCGAAGTCGCCGTCATCATCGGCCACGTTCCCATGGGCGCCGACAAAGCCACGGCCAGCGCCGCCATCCGCCTCGTCACCGTCTGTAACGACGTCTCCCTGCGCCGCCTTGTGGTCGATGACCTGCAGAACGGCTTCGGCTTTTTCCACGCCAAGCCTTCCACCAGCTTCGCCCCCGTCGTCGCCACGCCCGACAGCCTCGGCGTGGCCTGGCGCGACAATCGCCTGCATCTGCCCGTCCGCATCGAGGTCAATGGCACGCTCTACGGCCAGCCCAATGCCGGCACCGACATGCATTTCGACTTCGCCGACCTGATCGTCGAAGCCGCCCGCACCCGCGACCTCGCCGCCGGCACCATCATCGGCGGCGGTACCGTCTCCAACCGCCACGAAGAAGCGCTGCCGATCAAGCGCGACGGTATCGGTTTTGCCTGCATCGCCGAGGCCCGCACCGTCGAAAAACTCAAATACGGCCGTGCCCGCACGCCCTTCCTCAAGCCCGGCGACCTGGTCCGCATCGGCGCCATCGACAACGACGGCAGGGCGCTCCTCGGCGACATCCTGCAAAAGATCGTCCTAGTCTAA
- a CDS encoding metalloregulator ArsR/SmtB family transcription factor, which translates to MHDDDIANIMRAMGHPVRLNILRILAKQERGECCCADVTDELTLAQSTVSQHIKVLLDAGLIERRPRGTRNCYIVQYDRLAALGSAYSGMIAGFAPAPTKLEAEPA; encoded by the coding sequence ATGCACGACGACGACATTGCCAACATCATGCGAGCGATGGGCCACCCGGTGCGGCTCAACATCCTGCGCATCCTGGCCAAGCAGGAGCGCGGCGAATGCTGCTGCGCCGATGTCACCGATGAACTGACCCTGGCCCAGTCCACCGTCAGCCAGCATATCAAGGTCCTCCTCGACGCGGGCCTGATCGAGCGTCGTCCGCGTGGCACACGCAATTGCTATATCGTCCAGTATGACCGGCTCGCCGCCCTTGGCAGCGCCTATTCCGGCATGATCGCGGGCTTCGCCCCCGCACCGACAAAACTGGAAGCGGAACCCGCCTGA
- a CDS encoding GFA family protein, with protein sequence MDRYAMEVSGGCQCGAVRYHATEMLDNAHICHCRMCQKAVGNVFAALVAAPREAITWTRGTPARFRSSEHVDRGFCAQCGTPLFYDNVEGGRVNFTIGSLDHPELFPPHANTGNEGKVPWFETLITIENGGDTETGQEAWASAIKQTNHQHPDHDTSDWP encoded by the coding sequence ATGGATCGATACGCCATGGAGGTCAGCGGCGGCTGCCAATGCGGCGCCGTGCGCTATCACGCCACCGAAATGCTGGACAATGCCCACATCTGCCACTGCCGCATGTGCCAGAAGGCCGTGGGCAACGTGTTCGCCGCCCTCGTGGCCGCGCCGCGCGAAGCCATCACCTGGACCCGTGGCACGCCCGCTCGCTTCCGCAGTTCTGAGCATGTCGACCGCGGCTTCTGCGCCCAATGCGGGACGCCGCTGTTCTATGACAATGTCGAGGGTGGTCGCGTCAACTTCACCATCGGCTCGCTCGACCATCCCGAGCTCTTCCCGCCCCATGCCAATACCGGCAACGAGGGCAAGGTGCCGTGGTTCGAGACGTTGATCACCATCGAAAATGGCGGGGATACCGAAACCGGCCAGGAAGCCTGGGCCTCGGCGATCAAGCAGACCAACCACCAGCACCCCGACCACGACACATCGGATTGGCCCTGA
- the cimA gene encoding citramalate synthase codes for MSKDRLYLFDTTLRDGAQTAGIEFSLEDKISIARLLEELGVDYIEGGYPGANPVDTEFFETKRTRSAKFTAFGMTKRAGRSAANDPGVQALLNSSAEATCFVAKTWDHQVKIALEISLEDNLESLRDTVAGAVAAGKEALIDCEHFFDGFKANPDYALQCVQTALDAGARWVVLCDTNGGTMPTEVRDIITKVLAVAPGDHLGIHAHDDTGQAVANTLAAVEAGVRQIQGTLNGIGERCGNANLITLIPTLALKPWYAERFETGIDASRLSRLAQISRAFDDRLNRAPMRQAPYVGRSAFATKAGIHASALLKDFSTYEHVPPESIGNERAIMVSQQAGKSNLLTALARHGIDLAKDDPRLEKLLREVKDRESRGYSYDGADASFAVLAHEVLGTLPEFFQVENYRASVERRHNAQGEEITMTEAVVKIRVEGELLMSVAEGNGPINALDLALRKDLGKYSARIEDLELVDFKVRILDGGTGAVTRVLVESRDGTGERWYTIGVSPNIIDASFEALYESITYKLLKTETAAGTI; via the coding sequence ATGTCCAAAGACCGCCTCTATCTCTTCGACACGACCCTGCGCGATGGCGCCCAGACGGCTGGCATCGAATTCTCGCTTGAGGACAAGATTTCCATTGCCCGTCTGCTCGAAGAGCTGGGCGTCGACTACATCGAAGGCGGCTATCCCGGCGCCAATCCGGTCGATACCGAGTTCTTCGAGACCAAGCGCACCAGGAGCGCCAAATTCACCGCCTTCGGCATGACCAAAAGGGCAGGGCGCTCCGCCGCCAATGACCCGGGTGTCCAGGCTCTGCTCAACTCTTCCGCTGAAGCCACCTGCTTTGTTGCCAAGACCTGGGACCACCAGGTCAAGATCGCGCTCGAAATCTCGCTGGAGGATAATCTCGAAAGTCTGCGCGACACTGTTGCCGGCGCCGTTGCCGCCGGCAAGGAAGCGCTGATCGACTGCGAGCACTTTTTCGACGGCTTCAAGGCCAATCCCGACTATGCCCTGCAATGCGTGCAAACCGCCCTCGACGCCGGCGCCCGCTGGGTCGTGCTTTGCGACACCAATGGCGGCACCATGCCAACCGAAGTCCGCGACATCATCACGAAAGTCCTGGCCGTCGCCCCGGGTGACCACCTCGGCATCCATGCCCATGATGACACCGGCCAGGCCGTCGCCAATACGCTGGCTGCCGTCGAGGCCGGCGTCCGCCAGATCCAGGGCACGCTCAACGGCATCGGCGAGCGCTGCGGCAATGCCAACCTGATCACCCTGATCCCGACCTTGGCGCTGAAGCCCTGGTACGCCGAGCGCTTCGAAACCGGCATCGATGCCAGCCGCCTCTCGCGTCTCGCCCAGATCTCCCGCGCCTTCGACGATCGCCTCAACCGCGCCCCCATGCGCCAGGCGCCCTATGTCGGCCGTTCCGCCTTTGCCACCAAGGCCGGCATCCATGCTTCGGCCCTGCTCAAGGATTTTTCCACCTATGAGCATGTCCCGCCCGAAAGCATTGGCAACGAACGCGCCATCATGGTCAGCCAGCAGGCCGGCAAGTCCAACCTTTTGACCGCGCTCGCCCGCCACGGCATCGACCTCGCCAAGGACGATCCCCGCCTCGAAAAGCTGCTGCGCGAGGTCAAGGACCGCGAATCGCGCGGCTATTCCTACGATGGCGCCGACGCCTCCTTCGCGGTCCTCGCCCATGAAGTGCTCGGCACGCTGCCTGAATTTTTCCAAGTGGAGAATTATCGCGCCAGCGTCGAACGCCGCCACAATGCCCAGGGCGAGGAAATCACCATGACCGAGGCGGTGGTGAAAATCCGCGTCGAGGGCGAATTACTGATGTCCGTCGCCGAGGGCAATGGCCCGATCAATGCGCTGGATCTGGCCCTTCGCAAGGACTTGGGCAAGTATTCGGCCCGCATCGAAGACCTCGAACTGGTCGACTTCAAGGTGCGTATTCTGGACGGCGGCACGGGCGCGGTCACCCGTGTACTGGTCGAGAGCCGCGATGGCACGGGCGAGCGCTGGTACACGATCGGCGTTTCCCCCAATATCATTGATGCCTCCTTTGAAGCTCTGTATGAATCAATCACCTACAAGCTGTTGAAAACTGAGACGGCAGCGGGCACGATCTAA
- a CDS encoding DUF899 family protein: MTTTLTPAADLARGAKTPFPGETAEYRAAREALLAEEIEFRRHMTRLSAQRQALPPGPVIDKDYRFLDADGSDLSLLDLFGDKDTLVTYFWMYGPERKRPCPMCTNWLGSVEGNAADIKQRVAFKILGRSPVKRQRDFAEERGWKHLDFIQTLGDDYANDLGLIMEDGGEIPAFIVFKRDGDEVRLFWASEMTGDMADPDQDPRDAPDIAALWTILDFTPEGRGKDWYPKLSYD, encoded by the coding sequence ATGACGACCACGCTCACCCCCGCCGCCGACCTCGCCCGCGGTGCCAAAACCCCGTTCCCCGGCGAAACCGCTGAATACCGCGCCGCCCGCGAGGCCCTGCTGGCCGAAGAGATCGAGTTCCGCCGCCACATGACGCGCCTCAGCGCACAGCGACAGGCGCTGCCCCCCGGTCCCGTCATCGACAAGGACTACCGCTTCCTCGACGCCGATGGCAGCGACCTCAGCCTGCTGGACCTGTTTGGCGACAAGGATACGCTGGTCACCTATTTCTGGATGTATGGTCCCGAGCGCAAACGTCCGTGCCCCATGTGCACCAATTGGCTGGGGAGCGTCGAAGGCAATGCCGCCGACATCAAGCAGCGCGTCGCTTTCAAGATCCTCGGTCGCAGCCCGGTCAAACGCCAGCGCGACTTCGCCGAGGAACGCGGCTGGAAGCATCTCGATTTCATCCAGACCCTGGGCGACGACTACGCCAATGACCTTGGCCTCATCATGGAGGACGGCGGCGAAATCCCCGCCTTCATCGTCTTTAAGCGCGATGGCGACGAGGTCCGCCTGTTCTGGGCCAGCGAAATGACCGGCGACATGGCCGACCCCGACCAGGATCCCCGCGACGCCCCCGACATCGCCGCGCTCTGGACCATCCTCGACTTTACGCCCGAGGGCAGGGGCAAGGACTGGTACCCCAAGCTCAGCTACGACTGA
- a CDS encoding type II toxin-antitoxin system death-on-curing family toxin: MPSYLTLEEALRIHRRMLEEFGGAKGIRDAGLIESALLRPQTGYYADLIEEAAALWESLAMNHGFIDGNKRVAYACVELFLQLNGVDIYPGNDDIEAFIYRNIEGGTFNKDVIERWLHEHTEPFSLDQS, encoded by the coding sequence ATGCCAAGCTACCTGACGTTGGAAGAGGCCCTTCGCATCCACCGGCGGATGCTTGAGGAGTTTGGTGGCGCTAAGGGCATAAGGGATGCAGGGCTGATCGAGTCAGCCCTGTTGCGCCCGCAAACCGGCTACTATGCCGACCTGATCGAAGAAGCCGCCGCCCTTTGGGAGAGCCTCGCGATGAACCATGGCTTCATCGACGGCAACAAGCGCGTGGCCTACGCCTGCGTCGAACTGTTTTTGCAATTGAACGGCGTCGATATCTATCCGGGCAATGACGATATCGAGGCGTTTATCTACCGCAACATCGAGGGCGGCACTTTCAACAAGGACGTCATCGAGCGCTGGCTACACGAGCACACCGAGCCCTTCTCACTCGATCAGTCGTAG
- a CDS encoding cytochrome c, translated as MSIKKISAMAIAGLMTLGVVATVAQDAFVAPATPEEAVTARKAIMRTNGQTLRSAGPLTGAEAVAAMQTLLDDYTNMPALFPEGSIVGDSEALPAIWENWEGFTAIIETGRAAAETGLAAAETGDAAGYAAALQAIGATCGQCHQQFRS; from the coding sequence ATGTCGATCAAGAAGATTTCCGCCATGGCCATTGCTGGCCTGATGACGCTGGGCGTCGTGGCCACCGTCGCCCAGGACGCCTTTGTCGCGCCTGCCACGCCCGAGGAAGCCGTCACGGCGCGCAAGGCGATCATGCGCACCAACGGCCAGACCCTGCGCAGCGCCGGCCCGCTGACCGGTGCCGAGGCCGTCGCCGCCATGCAGACCCTGCTCGACGACTATACCAACATGCCCGCCCTCTTCCCCGAAGGCTCGATCGTCGGCGACAGCGAAGCGCTGCCTGCCATCTGGGAAAACTGGGAAGGCTTCACCGCCATCATCGAAACCGGCCGCGCCGCTGCCGAAACGGGCTTGGCTGCTGCCGAAACCGGTGATGCCGCCGGCTACGCCGCCGCCCTTCAGGCCATCGGCGCCACCTGCGGCCAGTGCCACCAGCAGTTCCGCTCGTAA
- a CDS encoding type II toxin-antitoxin system Phd/YefM family antitoxin, which produces MAVFNATDAKNKFGQVLEMAQAGPVRIQKNGRDVGIMLSPEQYEQMKSANAAPQVRPLVEELLERSIQRRRSLYEALAK; this is translated from the coding sequence ATGGCTGTATTCAACGCAACTGATGCCAAGAACAAGTTCGGGCAAGTGCTGGAAATGGCGCAGGCTGGACCGGTGCGTATCCAGAAGAACGGGCGTGATGTCGGGATCATGCTGTCACCCGAACAGTATGAGCAGATGAAATCTGCCAACGCGGCCCCACAGGTTCGTCCGCTCGTGGAAGAATTGCTGGAGCGCAGCATTCAGCGGCGCAGGTCACTTTACGAGGCACTGGCGAAATAG
- the cysS gene encoding cysteine--tRNA ligase, with protein MTSLTLYNTLSRTKEAFAPIDANNVRMYVCGPTVYDFAHIGNARPVIVFDLLFRLLRHTYGAEQVTYVRNITDVDDKINARALRDFPDLPLNEAIRRVTEKTERQFLSDATALGALEPTIQPRATDNIEQMQVLIRDLIANNHAYNASGEVLFDVKSMPDYGQLSGRNLEDNLAGARIAVEAHKKNPADFVLWKQSSDSEPGWDSPWGRGRPGWHIECSAMSERYLGQTFDIHGGGLDLIFPHHENEIAQSRCAHGTHAMANVWMHNGFLQVEGQKMSKSLGNFVTINDLLETGTMGGRAWIGDVLRLAMLMTHYREPIDFSVKRLEEAEAKLRDWQRAARGAEVAEGDAPDDSVVRELADDLNFHRASVALDFIAKKANREEGNARHCLAATLRFLGFGLDSLLTSDDGWEAPPHIAKAIADRLDALNGKDFARADAIRNELTEQGISLMDYKNEAGQRATKWEMKR; from the coding sequence ATGACTTCGCTGACGCTCTACAATACGCTCTCCCGCACCAAGGAGGCCTTTGCCCCCATCGATGCGAACAATGTGCGCATGTATGTCTGCGGCCCCACGGTCTATGACTTCGCCCATATCGGCAATGCCCGCCCGGTCATCGTTTTCGACCTGCTGTTCCGCCTGCTGCGCCACACCTATGGCGCAGAGCAGGTCACTTATGTGCGCAACATCACCGACGTCGACGACAAGATCAACGCCCGCGCCCTGCGCGATTTTCCCGATCTGCCGCTGAACGAGGCCATCCGCCGCGTCACCGAAAAGACCGAGCGCCAGTTCCTCTCCGATGCGACGGCGCTGGGCGCACTGGAGCCCACCATCCAGCCCCGCGCCACCGACAATATCGAGCAGATGCAGGTTCTCATTCGCGACCTGATCGCCAACAATCACGCCTACAATGCCTCGGGCGAAGTGCTGTTCGATGTCAAGTCCATGCCCGACTACGGCCAGCTCTCGGGCCGCAATCTCGAAGACAATCTCGCCGGCGCCCGCATCGCCGTGGAAGCCCACAAGAAGAACCCGGCCGATTTCGTGCTCTGGAAACAGTCCTCCGACAGCGAACCGGGCTGGGACAGCCCCTGGGGCCGTGGCCGCCCCGGCTGGCATATCGAATGCTCGGCCATGTCCGAGCGCTATCTCGGCCAGACCTTCGACATCCATGGCGGCGGGCTCGACCTGATCTTCCCGCACCACGAAAACGAAATCGCCCAGTCCCGTTGCGCCCATGGCACCCACGCCATGGCCAATGTCTGGATGCACAATGGCTTCCTTCAGGTCGAAGGCCAGAAGATGAGCAAGTCGCTCGGCAATTTCGTCACCATCAACGATCTGCTCGAAACCGGCACCATGGGCGGTCGCGCCTGGATCGGCGACGTGCTGCGCCTCGCCATGCTGATGACCCACTATCGCGAGCCCATCGACTTTTCGGTCAAGCGGCTCGAAGAAGCCGAGGCCAAGCTGCGCGACTGGCAGCGCGCTGCCCGCGGGGCCGAGGTTGCCGAAGGCGATGCGCCAGATGACAGCGTGGTCAGGGAACTGGCCGACGACCTCAACTTCCACCGCGCCTCGGTGGCGCTGGACTTCATCGCCAAGAAGGCCAATCGCGAGGAGGGCAATGCCCGTCATTGCCTCGCCGCCACCCTGCGCTTCCTCGGCTTCGGCCTAGATAGCCTGCTCACCTCCGACGACGGCTGGGAAGCGCCCCCGCATATCGCCAAGGCCATCGCTGACCGCCTCGACGCGCTCAACGGCAAGGATTTCGCCCGCGCCGACGCCATCCGCAACGAGCTGACCGAACAGGGCATCTCGCTGATGGACTACAAGAACGAGGCCGGCCAGCGCGCCACCAAATGGGAGATGAAACGGTGA
- a CDS encoding LysM peptidoglycan-binding domain-containing protein translates to MLTGPTIVSCFNSPDGMGVCLRGAMTNAGLLPQTVVADTEEPTEAPQDVAVIAPAEAPEPEATVSPGPELAVTPPATTDVPDNLIGATFGLLRAEPDGSVVIAGSGTPGTEVEVYSNDALIGSATVEPSGDWVIVPDAPITPGGTEITLAEAGKEGRSAQSFVVVINDDKTSEPLVVASTPGAASDILQGLDRPAIDTQVATADPVTPPAPAAPETTTPAAPAAETPAEPAATAPAPVAPAADTAATPPAAPAETPAPAAEPTIVAADPAPATPPASAAPAVATVAPTIDAIEIEGDRTFFAGAADEGANVRLYVDDAYVADSTVSDGRWLVEGGNVLTKPTQRVRIDVLAPNSADVTARAEVDFRIEAPAEEAPTAVAQAPEPAATEPAPVAEAPAPVETPDVAVAEATPAVTPETATDAVPTLVAISVGGPDSERFAAGKAIIRRGDNLWTIARRVYGEGIRYTTIYEANTGQIRDPNRIYPGQVFDLPN, encoded by the coding sequence GTGCTCACCGGTCCGACCATCGTCTCCTGCTTCAATTCTCCCGACGGCATGGGCGTCTGCCTGCGCGGCGCCATGACCAATGCGGGCCTGCTGCCGCAGACGGTGGTGGCGGATACGGAAGAGCCGACCGAAGCACCGCAGGATGTCGCCGTGATCGCCCCCGCAGAGGCGCCCGAGCCTGAAGCCACGGTCAGCCCCGGGCCCGAACTCGCCGTCACCCCGCCCGCAACCACCGACGTGCCCGACAATCTGATCGGCGCCACTTTCGGCCTGCTGCGCGCCGAGCCCGATGGCTCCGTCGTCATCGCCGGCAGCGGCACGCCGGGCACCGAAGTGGAAGTCTATTCCAACGATGCCCTGATCGGCTCTGCCACCGTCGAGCCGAGCGGCGACTGGGTCATCGTCCCCGATGCGCCCATCACCCCCGGCGGCACGGAAATCACCCTGGCCGAAGCCGGCAAGGAAGGGCGCTCGGCCCAGTCCTTCGTTGTCGTCATCAATGACGACAAGACCAGTGAGCCCCTCGTCGTCGCCAGCACGCCTGGCGCCGCCAGCGACATTCTTCAGGGCCTTGATCGCCCCGCCATCGACACCCAGGTCGCCACTGCCGATCCGGTCACGCCGCCAGCCCCCGCTGCGCCCGAAACCACAACGCCTGCCGCCCCGGCTGCAGAAACGCCGGCCGAACCTGCCGCCACAGCCCCGGCACCCGTCGCGCCGGCTGCCGATACGGCGGCAACGCCACCTGCGGCTCCAGCGGAAACCCCGGCACCCGCCGCCGAACCCACCATTGTCGCAGCCGATCCTGCCCCGGCCACGCCACCCGCATCTGCCGCGCCGGCCGTTGCCACTGTCGCACCCACCATCGACGCCATCGAGATCGAAGGCGACCGCACCTTCTTCGCCGGCGCTGCCGATGAAGGCGCCAATGTTCGCCTCTATGTCGATGATGCCTATGTCGCCGATTCCACCGTCTCCGACGGTCGCTGGCTCGTCGAGGGTGGCAATGTGCTGACCAAGCCCACCCAGCGCGTCCGCATCGACGTCCTTGCTCCCAACAGCGCCGACGTCACGGCCCGCGCCGAAGTCGACTTCCGCATCGAAGCCCCGGCCGAGGAAGCGCCCACCGCCGTTGCCCAGGCGCCCGAGCCTGCAGCAACCGAACCGGCACCGGTCGCCGAAGCACCGGCGCCCGTAGAAACGCCCGATGTCGCCGTCGCCGAAGCCACACCTGCTGTCACGCCGGAAACCGCCACTGACGCCGTGCCAACCCTGGTGGCCATTTCCGTCGGCGGCCCCGATTCCGAGCGCTTCGCCGCCGGCAAGGCCATCATCCGTCGCGGCGACAATCTCTGGACCATCGCCCGCCGCGTCTATGGCGAAGGCATCCGCTACACCACCATCTACGAAGCCAATACCGGCCAGATCCGCGACCCCAATCGCATCTATCCCGGCCAGGTTTTCGACCTGCCCAACTAA
- a CDS encoding ABC transporter ATP-binding protein/permease codes for MSSDSAAPAKPSVSADEGSIFSTIRNLWAYMWPADRPDLRWRVVLAIGALLASKVATTLIPFAYKGIIDNLDGSAPNNAVVMGLAVPIVLVIAYVLGNIIDAGFQQLRDVWFASVGQHAVRKLALETFHHMHRLSLRFHLARRTGGLSRVIERGTKGIETVVRFAMLNIAPTIVEFVVTAVIFVWLFGVSYLGVLVVMIWGYLYFTIKASNWRIAIRRDMNNSDTDANGKAIDSLLNYETVKYFANEKMEAERYDASMAGYEKSAIRIWTSLGFLNFGQAVIFYAGFLIISIMAVVGVMNQTLTLGDFVLLNTFLMQVYRPLNFIGFVYRELRQGLTDIEEMFKLLDQKAEVVDAPDAKPLAVTGPVIRFDNVTFHYDPERPILKGVSFEVPAGKTVAIVGPTGAGKSTISRLLYRFYDVTGGAITIDGQDLRAITQESLRSAIGMVPQDTVLFNDTIGYNIEYGRPGASREDVRSAAAMAQVGPFIESLPHGYDTPVGERGLKLSGGEKQRVAIARTILKAPSILILDEATSALDTKTERDIQSALDVVSKNRTTVVIAHRLSTVVNADEILVLREGIVAERGSHTALLAQDGLYAQMWSRQREATEAEEKLLETANDPDGFVKRGTPAAE; via the coding sequence ATGTCGTCTGACAGCGCTGCGCCTGCAAAACCGTCCGTTAGCGCGGACGAAGGCTCCATCTTTTCGACCATTCGCAACCTCTGGGCCTATATGTGGCCCGCCGATCGCCCGGATTTGCGCTGGCGCGTCGTGCTGGCCATTGGCGCCCTGCTGGCCAGTAAGGTCGCCACCACGCTGATCCCCTTCGCCTACAAGGGCATCATCGACAACCTCGATGGCTCCGCCCCGAACAATGCCGTCGTCATGGGCCTCGCCGTGCCCATCGTGCTGGTCATTGCGTACGTCCTCGGCAACATCATCGATGCCGGCTTCCAGCAGCTGCGCGACGTCTGGTTCGCCAGCGTCGGTCAGCATGCCGTGCGCAAGCTGGCACTCGAAACCTTCCACCACATGCATCGCCTGTCGCTGCGCTTCCATCTGGCGCGCCGCACTGGCGGGCTCAGTCGCGTCATCGAGCGCGGCACCAAGGGCATTGAAACGGTCGTCCGGTTCGCCATGCTCAACATCGCCCCCACCATCGTCGAATTCGTCGTCACCGCCGTGATCTTCGTCTGGCTCTTCGGCGTCAGCTATCTCGGCGTCCTCGTGGTGATGATCTGGGGCTACCTCTATTTCACCATCAAGGCGTCGAACTGGCGTATCGCCATCCGCCGCGACATGAACAATTCCGACACCGATGCCAATGGCAAGGCCATCGACAGCCTGCTCAATTACGAAACGGTCAAATACTTCGCCAACGAGAAGATGGAGGCCGAACGCTATGACGCCTCCATGGCCGGCTATGAAAAGTCCGCCATCCGCATCTGGACCTCGCTGGGCTTCCTCAACTTCGGCCAGGCCGTCATTTTCTATGCCGGCTTCCTGATCATCTCGATCATGGCCGTCGTCGGCGTCATGAACCAGACGCTGACCCTGGGTGATTTCGTCCTCCTCAACACCTTCCTCATGCAGGTCTATCGCCCGCTCAACTTCATCGGCTTCGTCTACCGCGAGCTGCGCCAGGGCCTCACCGACATCGAGGAAATGTTCAAGCTACTCGACCAGAAGGCCGAGGTCGTCGACGCGCCCGATGCCAAGCCGCTCGCCGTCACCGGCCCGGTCATCCGCTTCGACAATGTCACCTTCCACTACGATCCCGAGCGTCCCATTCTCAAGGGCGTGAGTTTCGAAGTGCCCGCCGGCAAGACCGTCGCCATCGTTGGCCCCACCGGCGCCGGCAAGTCGACCATCTCCCGGCTCCTCTACCGCTTCTATGACGTGACGGGTGGCGCCATCACCATCGATGGCCAGGATCTGCGCGCCATCACTCAGGAAAGCCTGCGCTCCGCCATCGGCATGGTCCCGCAGGACACGGTGCTGTTCAACGACACCATCGGCTACAACATCGAATATGGCCGCCCCGGCGCCAGCCGCGAAGACGTCCGCTCTGCCGCCGCCATGGCCCAGGTCGGGCCCTTCATCGAGAGCCTGCCGCATGGCTATGACACGCCCGTCGGCGAACGCGGCCTGAAGCTCTCGGGCGGCGAAAAGCAGCGCGTTGCCATCGCCCGCACCATCCTCAAGGCGCCGTCCATCCTCATCCTCGATGAGGCGACGTCGGCCCTCGACACCAAGACCGAGCGCGACATCCAGTCTGCCCTCGACGTGGTCTCGAAAAACCGCACCACCGTCGTCATCGCTCACCGTCTGTCCACGGTGGTCAACGCCGACGAAATCCTCGTTCTGCGCGAGGGCATTGTCGCCGAACGCGGCAGCCACACAGCGCTTCTCGCCCAGGATGGCCTCTACGCCCAGATGTGGAGCCGCCAGCGCGAAGCCACCGAGGCCGAAGAAAAACTCCTCGAAACCGCCAACGACCCCGACGGCTTCGTCAAACGCGGCACCCCGGCAGCGGAATAG